The following proteins are encoded in a genomic region of Oceanisphaera profunda:
- a CDS encoding YebG family protein, with protein MAVTIQYLVVRNGIEKMTFTNKKEADAYDRLLDLAEHLDEVLERAPISLNETDREALALFLAENQDLLSGPKKQPAKKAAKPASKAADAELTTDDVADEPADQIHAVA; from the coding sequence ATGGCAGTGACAATACAGTATCTCGTGGTTAGAAACGGAATCGAAAAAATGACGTTTACCAATAAAAAAGAAGCCGATGCCTACGATCGTCTACTCGATTTGGCAGAACACTTAGATGAAGTGCTTGAGCGCGCACCGATCTCATTAAATGAAACCGATCGCGAAGCCTTAGCGCTATTCTTGGCCGAAAACCAAGACTTGCTCAGTGGGCCCAAAAAGCAACCCGCCAAAAAGGCCGCTAAACCCGCCAGTAAAGCCGCAGACGCTGAGCTAACAACAGACGATGTAGCTGATGAGCCAGCAGACCAAATACACGCCGTGGCTTGA
- a CDS encoding ABC transporter ATP-binding protein, giving the protein MDKKNSLTPYLQWSDIVNMMRKRKSALIYAHIFALCGTLLAVPVPLLMPLLVDEVLLDQPGRLLAGLSWVLPSNWQTGVGFILAILVITLLLRIFSLVFNIIQGRQFARVAKHLTFQIRSLLAKQLMRTPLRAFESVGAGSISSHFVTDVETLDKFLGETLSRLLISLLSVIGTAVVLLLLSWQLALFILLLNPVVVYFSSRLGAKVKHLKRNENSAFELFQQALIETLDGIHEIRAANRERHYLLRVIDRARGVRDTAIDYAWKSEAASRASFLLFLSGVELFRAAGMIMVLYTDLTVGQIFAVFSYLWFMMGPVQDLLNMQYSFYAASAALKRINNMLALGTDTDTEKDPHTIGAEQRDTGTHHNPFLGATTLPINVQDLSFSYNGERKVLDAVNLHINAGEKVALVGASGGGKSTFIQLLLGLYPADSGDISFGGVSSQQIGFPTIREHIATVLQQPVLFNDTVRANLCLGDEHEDAALWQALKVAQLFEVVFAMTEGLDTQVGRRGMKLSGGQQQRLAIARMVLKNPAIVILDEATSALDTDTENKLHAALEDFLRGRTTLIVAHRLSSVRQADRVLVFEDGKISQSGTHHELLAQEGLYRTLYN; this is encoded by the coding sequence ATGGATAAAAAAAATTCCCTGACGCCGTATTTACAGTGGTCAGATATTGTCAATATGATGCGAAAACGCAAGTCTGCGCTGATTTATGCACATATTTTTGCCTTATGCGGCACCCTATTAGCCGTGCCCGTGCCGTTGCTAATGCCGTTATTGGTTGATGAAGTTTTGCTCGACCAACCGGGCCGTTTACTCGCCGGCTTAAGCTGGGTACTCCCCAGCAATTGGCAAACTGGGGTAGGCTTTATTTTAGCCATCTTAGTCATCACCTTATTGCTGCGTATTTTTTCCTTGGTGTTTAATATTATTCAAGGTCGGCAATTTGCGCGGGTGGCCAAGCACCTCACCTTTCAAATTCGCTCCTTATTAGCCAAGCAGTTGATGCGCACGCCCTTGCGCGCGTTTGAGTCGGTGGGTGCGGGCAGCATTAGCTCCCACTTTGTGACTGACGTAGAAACCCTCGATAAATTCTTAGGGGAAACCCTCAGCCGTTTGCTGATCAGTTTGCTCAGCGTGATTGGCACCGCCGTGGTGTTACTGTTACTGAGCTGGCAGTTGGCGTTATTTATTTTACTGCTCAATCCGGTCGTGGTGTATTTCTCAAGCCGCCTGGGTGCCAAGGTTAAGCATTTAAAACGCAATGAAAACAGCGCCTTCGAGCTGTTTCAGCAAGCCTTAATCGAAACCCTAGACGGCATTCATGAAATTCGTGCCGCCAACCGTGAGCGTCATTACTTGTTACGGGTGATTGACCGTGCCCGCGGCGTGCGCGATACCGCCATCGATTACGCTTGGAAGAGCGAAGCGGCCAGTCGCGCCAGTTTTTTGCTGTTTTTATCTGGGGTAGAGCTGTTTCGCGCCGCGGGGATGATCATGGTGTTATATACCGATCTTACCGTGGGCCAGATTTTTGCGGTGTTCAGTTACCTGTGGTTTATGATGGGCCCAGTACAAGACCTACTGAATATGCAGTATTCGTTTTATGCCGCCAGTGCCGCTCTCAAGCGCATCAATAACATGCTGGCCTTAGGCACAGATACCGATACCGAAAAAGATCCTCATACCATAGGTGCTGAACAAAGAGATACGGGCACGCACCACAATCCGTTTTTGGGCGCCACTACCCTGCCCATTAACGTACAGGACTTAAGCTTTTCCTATAACGGTGAACGTAAGGTGCTAGATGCAGTAAATCTGCACATTAACGCCGGCGAAAAAGTAGCACTAGTGGGTGCCAGCGGCGGCGGCAAGTCGACCTTTATTCAATTGTTATTAGGCTTATATCCGGCCGACAGCGGCGACATCAGCTTTGGCGGCGTAAGCAGCCAACAAATTGGCTTTCCCACTATTCGCGAGCACATTGCCACAGTGTTACAACAGCCGGTGCTGTTTAACGACACCGTGCGGGCCAACTTGTGCTTAGGCGATGAGCATGAAGATGCAGCGCTGTGGCAGGCATTGAAAGTGGCGCAATTATTTGAGGTGGTGTTCGCCATGACTGAAGGGCTAGACACCCAAGTGGGTCGGCGCGGCATGAAGCTCTCTGGCGGCCAACAGCAGCGCTTAGCCATCGCCCGCATGGTGTTAAAAAATCCGGCCATCGTGATTTTAGATGAAGCCACTTCGGCACTGGATACCGACACCGAAAACAAGCTGCATGCGGCACTGGAAGACTTCTTACGCGGACGCACCACCTTGATTGTCGCCCACCGCTTAAGCTCGGTACGACAAGCGGATCGAGTATTGGTATTTGAAGACGGGAAAATCAGCCAGTCTGGCACTCATCATGAATTGTTGGCGCAAGAAGGCTTGTATCGGACTTTGTATAATTAA
- a CDS encoding GAF domain-containing protein, with protein sequence MSTKSDFYNSLTAQAVALCEGEPNRLAKLANLSALLNLALDDINWVGFYLREQDSLVLGPFQGKPACMRLPLGKGVCSAAVTTGTIQRVANVHEFSGHIACDGASNSEIVLPLSDGEHVWGVLDIDSPSFDRFDEQDEAGLRLWLAAVSPLL encoded by the coding sequence ATGTCTACAAAATCTGATTTTTATAACAGTCTTACCGCGCAAGCCGTTGCCTTGTGTGAGGGCGAACCTAATCGACTGGCGAAACTTGCCAATTTATCTGCCTTGCTGAATTTAGCGCTCGATGACATTAATTGGGTAGGCTTTTATTTGCGTGAGCAAGACAGCCTAGTGCTGGGGCCGTTTCAAGGCAAGCCGGCCTGCATGCGTCTACCCTTGGGCAAAGGCGTGTGCTCGGCGGCGGTGACCACAGGCACCATTCAGCGCGTGGCTAATGTACATGAATTTTCTGGCCATATCGCCTGCGACGGGGCCAGCAATTCGGAAATAGTGCTGCCATTAAGTGACGGCGAGCATGTTTGGGGGGTATTGGACATTGACAGCCCCTCGTTTGATCGCTTTGATGAGCAAGATGAGGCCGGATTACGGCTTTGGCTAGCGGCAGTGAGTCCCTTACTGTAA
- the proQ gene encoding RNA chaperone ProQ — protein sequence MENSEKLKNSKEVIAYLAERFPQCFIADGEAKPLKIGIFQDLAAQLGEDPKVSKTLLRTALRQYTSSWRYLHGLKAGQTRVGLDGEACGELTEEHVEHAKGALKESKEKVFGARKDKPAAKKAKPKAKTQPKSESKAKLESQPKPAAQPQAKQQPVDPATLKVAQDVRVLLGSSPVAATVKEITRDDVQVELKTGLSLRVKFEHLIL from the coding sequence ATGGAAAACTCGGAAAAATTGAAAAACAGTAAAGAAGTCATTGCTTACTTAGCAGAACGCTTCCCTCAGTGCTTTATCGCCGACGGCGAAGCCAAGCCTTTAAAAATAGGTATCTTTCAGGATCTAGCCGCTCAGTTAGGTGAAGATCCTAAGGTGTCTAAGACGTTATTGCGTACGGCGTTACGCCAGTACACGTCAAGCTGGCGCTACCTGCATGGCTTAAAAGCGGGTCAAACCCGTGTTGGTTTAGATGGCGAAGCGTGCGGCGAGTTGACCGAAGAGCACGTTGAGCATGCCAAAGGCGCACTCAAAGAGAGCAAAGAAAAAGTTTTTGGTGCGCGCAAAGACAAGCCTGCCGCTAAAAAAGCCAAGCCAAAAGCTAAAACTCAGCCTAAGTCAGAATCTAAAGCTAAGCTTGAGTCTCAGCCAAAGCCTGCCGCACAGCCCCAGGCTAAGCAGCAGCCGGTTGATCCTGCGACCTTAAAAGTCGCACAAGATGTCAGAGTATTACTGGGCTCGTCGCCAGTGGCCGCTACTGTTAAAGAAATTACGCGCGATGACGTGCAGGTTGAATTGAAAACGGGCCTGTCGCTACGCGTTAAATTTGAGCATCTTATTCTTTAA
- the prc gene encoding carboxy terminal-processing peptidase: MISHGIRLSLVAAGIMAASIAWAVPPTTDASAIPVLAPESQHAAASKRVAALFTRSHYRQFQLDNAFSELIFERYVESLDFGKNIFTQADIKRFERYQDGFDDALRTGQLDVAYQMYNESLKKRYERFVYALSLLDTPITFDNDDEYQFDRREADWPTSQAELDTLWQQRVKYDALSLALTDKDWEEIKETLTKRYNNAIKRLAQSESEDAFQSFTNAFARVIEPHTSYLSPRNAERFETEMNLSLEGIGAVLQGEDDYTVIRSLVPGGPAAKSGELQPDDRIIGVGQAANKITDVIGWRLDEVVDLIKGKKGTQVWLQIQRGKAVSGTPKLVEITRDTVRLEDRAASGKVIEVNGENIGVIEIPSFYVNLSTDVAKEITKLKKEQIKGLVIDLRGNGGGALTEASTLTGLFIKSGPVVQIRDGLGRISVNGDDDDLLAYAGPMTVLVDRYSASASEIFAAALKDYGRAVILGENTFGKGTVQQHRSLSRMYDLYEHPMGFVQFTIAKFYRINGGSTQNKGVKPDIPFPTPIAAEETGESLEKNALPWDQVDSLDYERVQDLTPLFGPLRQRHQARIEQDPEFVYVFEDIKEYKKLKDKHSMSLNLAERKAEMEEQDAKALARLNDRLKRAGLDTVSDLDDTPTDFEPEDSYLEEAARITADLVRAQG, translated from the coding sequence TTGATCAGTCACGGAATTCGTTTGTCCTTGGTAGCCGCCGGCATCATGGCGGCGAGTATTGCTTGGGCGGTACCGCCGACCACGGATGCTTCCGCCATTCCTGTATTGGCACCAGAAAGTCAGCATGCGGCTGCCAGCAAGCGGGTTGCCGCGCTGTTCACCCGTTCTCATTATCGTCAGTTTCAGCTTGATAACGCATTTTCTGAGCTGATATTTGAGCGTTATGTTGAGAGTCTTGATTTCGGTAAGAATATTTTTACTCAAGCTGACATCAAGCGCTTTGAGCGTTATCAAGATGGTTTTGATGACGCCCTCAGAACGGGGCAGTTAGATGTGGCCTATCAGATGTATAACGAAAGCTTGAAAAAGCGTTATGAGCGGTTTGTGTACGCTCTATCGTTACTTGATACGCCCATCACCTTTGATAACGATGATGAATATCAGTTTGACCGACGTGAGGCCGACTGGCCGACCAGCCAGGCAGAGCTCGATACTCTTTGGCAACAAAGAGTCAAATACGATGCGCTTAGCTTAGCCCTCACGGATAAAGACTGGGAAGAGATCAAAGAAACGCTCACCAAGCGCTATAACAATGCCATTAAGCGGTTAGCGCAAAGTGAAAGTGAAGATGCCTTTCAAAGCTTTACTAATGCCTTTGCTCGCGTCATTGAGCCCCACACCAGTTATTTAAGCCCGCGTAACGCTGAGCGTTTTGAGACCGAAATGAACCTTTCGCTCGAAGGCATAGGTGCCGTGTTACAGGGTGAAGATGATTACACGGTGATCCGCTCACTGGTGCCGGGCGGGCCTGCGGCTAAGTCTGGTGAATTACAGCCAGATGACCGTATTATTGGCGTGGGCCAAGCGGCCAATAAAATCACCGATGTGATTGGCTGGCGCTTAGATGAAGTCGTGGACTTAATCAAAGGCAAAAAAGGCACGCAAGTGTGGCTACAAATTCAGCGTGGCAAAGCGGTAAGCGGCACGCCTAAATTAGTGGAGATCACCCGAGATACGGTGCGCCTTGAAGACAGAGCCGCCAGCGGCAAAGTTATTGAGGTAAACGGTGAAAATATCGGTGTGATTGAAATACCGAGCTTTTACGTCAACTTGAGCACGGATGTTGCCAAAGAAATTACTAAGCTGAAAAAAGAGCAGATTAAAGGCTTGGTGATTGACTTGCGCGGTAACGGCGGCGGTGCGTTAACCGAAGCTTCTACCTTAACTGGGCTGTTTATTAAAAGCGGTCCTGTGGTGCAAATTCGTGATGGCTTGGGCCGAATCTCGGTGAATGGCGATGACGATGATTTGTTGGCCTACGCGGGTCCGATGACGGTGCTGGTTGACCGTTATTCTGCCTCTGCCTCCGAGATTTTTGCTGCGGCCTTAAAAGACTACGGTCGTGCAGTCATCTTGGGCGAAAATACCTTTGGCAAGGGCACGGTACAGCAGCATCGCAGCTTGTCGCGCATGTATGACTTGTATGAACACCCCATGGGTTTTGTGCAATTCACCATTGCCAAGTTTTATCGCATTAACGGCGGCAGTACCCAAAATAAAGGCGTGAAGCCAGACATTCCTTTCCCAACGCCCATTGCGGCCGAAGAAACCGGGGAAAGTCTGGAGAAAAACGCCTTGCCGTGGGATCAAGTGGACAGCTTAGATTATGAGCGAGTACAAGATCTTACGCCGCTGTTCGGCCCCTTGCGCCAGCGCCATCAGGCCCGTATTGAGCAAGACCCTGAATTTGTGTATGTGTTTGAAGATATTAAAGAATACAAAAAACTCAAAGACAAACATTCAATGTCACTCAATCTTGCCGAGCGCAAGGCCGAGATGGAAGAGCAAGATGCCAAAGCCTTGGCACGCTTAAACGACCGCTTAAAGCGGGCGGGTTTAGATACTGTCTCTGACTTAGATGACACGCCCACCGACTTTGAGCCAGAAGACAGCTATTTGGAAGAAGCGGCACGCATTACCGCCGATCTGGTCCGCGCTCAGGGCTAA
- the pepN gene encoding aminopeptidase N, with protein sequence MTQINPKVQYRDDYQAPHYWIDTLDLDIQLHDNATQVVAISRVRRNGEHDEPLVLDGEQLTLLQVAVNGIDISQYQQTDSSLILSQLPQEFVLTIKTELDPAANTALEGLYKSGSAFCTQCEAQGFRRITYYLDRPDVLARFSTRITADLATCPYLLSNGNKVDEGTLDDGRHWVQWQDPFPKPAYLFAVVAGDFDVLRDSFTTLSGREVALEIFVDKGNLHRAEHAMDSLKASMTWDEQRCHLEYDLDIYMIVAVDFFNMGAMENKGLNVFNSKFVLADANTATDADYLDVERVIGHEYFHNWTGNRVTCRDWFQLSLKEGLTVFRDQEFSSDLGSRTVNRIQNVRTLRGPQFAEDAGPMAHPIRPDAVIEMNNFYTLTVYEKGAEVIRMLHTLVGETAFQRGMALYLQRFDGQAATCEDFLSTMSEASGRDLTRFARWYSQSGTPVLQVSDNYDASSQRYTLTVRQHTPPTLDQPQKLPLHIPLSVALYTQQGEPLMLTLHGESVSPILDVMEAEHEFVFENIPTRPVPALLQSFSAPVKLEYDYTDAQLTLLAKHSIDEFVRWDAVQMLINNAVRDNVSRLQRPQTEQQSQQTVQLPQALLEVFSATLDDQSLDAALQAEMLALPDINSLLELFEQVDISVLGQVHAELQLALAQALTPLWRRAYQQHLTPQYRIDHQDIGKRALKNVALSYLALAGDGGLAQTQYQQADNMTDTLGAMKAAVRAELGEASAMLADFEHKWQHDGLVLDNWFRLQATAPGEDVLARIAQLMAHPTFSLNNPNRVRAVIGAFVNGNPLAFHRLDGGGYDVLVSVLIALNKSNPQIASRLITPLIQFARLDDVRQGLIKDRLNQLMALPELSGDLYEKIAKALA encoded by the coding sequence ATGACCCAAATAAATCCTAAAGTGCAATATCGTGACGATTATCAAGCACCTCATTACTGGATTGATACTCTAGACCTAGACATTCAGCTGCACGACAACGCCACCCAAGTGGTGGCCATCAGTCGTGTGCGCCGTAATGGAGAGCACGATGAGCCTTTGGTGCTGGATGGTGAGCAGTTAACCTTGTTACAAGTAGCGGTAAATGGCATCGATATTAGCCAGTATCAGCAAACGGACAGCAGTTTAATCTTGTCGCAACTGCCGCAAGAATTTGTGCTGACCATTAAAACTGAGCTGGATCCGGCGGCCAATACGGCGCTAGAAGGACTGTATAAATCCGGCTCCGCCTTTTGCACCCAGTGTGAAGCACAAGGCTTTCGCCGTATTACCTATTATTTGGATCGCCCCGATGTATTGGCGCGTTTCAGCACCCGTATTACCGCCGACCTCGCCACTTGCCCTTATTTATTGTCGAACGGCAATAAGGTGGATGAAGGCACACTTGATGACGGTCGTCATTGGGTACAATGGCAAGACCCGTTTCCTAAGCCTGCTTACCTGTTTGCGGTGGTGGCCGGTGATTTTGATGTACTGCGCGACAGTTTTACCACTCTCAGTGGTCGCGAGGTGGCGCTGGAAATCTTCGTCGATAAGGGCAATTTGCATCGGGCAGAACATGCAATGGACAGCCTAAAAGCGTCCATGACCTGGGATGAGCAGCGCTGTCATTTGGAGTACGACCTCGATATCTACATGATAGTGGCGGTGGACTTCTTCAATATGGGCGCCATGGAGAACAAAGGCTTAAACGTCTTTAACTCCAAGTTTGTGTTGGCTGATGCCAATACCGCCACCGATGCGGATTATCTGGATGTAGAGCGGGTCATTGGCCATGAATATTTTCATAACTGGACCGGTAATCGCGTGACCTGTCGTGACTGGTTTCAGTTGTCGTTAAAAGAAGGCTTAACGGTATTTCGTGACCAAGAGTTCTCTTCGGATTTAGGCTCGCGCACGGTTAATCGCATCCAAAATGTGCGCACCTTGCGTGGCCCACAATTTGCCGAGGACGCCGGCCCTATGGCGCATCCCATTCGCCCCGATGCGGTGATTGAGATGAACAACTTCTACACCCTAACCGTGTATGAGAAGGGCGCAGAAGTGATCCGCATGTTGCACACCCTAGTGGGTGAAACGGCATTTCAACGGGGCATGGCGTTATATTTACAACGCTTTGATGGCCAAGCGGCTACCTGTGAAGATTTTCTTAGCACCATGAGTGAGGCCAGCGGGCGCGATTTAACGCGTTTTGCCCGCTGGTACAGCCAGTCGGGTACGCCTGTGTTACAGGTGAGCGATAATTATGATGCCAGCAGCCAGCGCTATACCTTAACCGTGCGCCAACATACGCCGCCCACCTTGGATCAACCGCAAAAGCTGCCGTTGCATATTCCCTTAAGCGTGGCCTTGTATACACAGCAAGGCGAGCCATTAATGCTCACCTTGCACGGCGAAAGTGTCAGTCCGATATTGGATGTAATGGAAGCCGAGCACGAGTTTGTGTTTGAAAATATTCCCACGCGCCCCGTGCCAGCCTTGCTGCAGTCGTTTTCAGCACCGGTAAAACTCGAATATGACTATACCGATGCTCAGCTCACCTTGTTGGCCAAGCACAGTATCGATGAGTTTGTGCGTTGGGATGCGGTGCAAATGCTGATTAACAATGCGGTACGCGACAATGTGTCGCGATTGCAACGCCCACAGACGGAACAGCAAAGCCAGCAGACGGTACAGTTGCCTCAAGCTTTGTTAGAGGTATTTAGCGCCACCCTCGACGATCAAAGCTTGGATGCTGCCTTGCAAGCCGAGATGCTGGCCTTGCCGGATATCAACAGCTTGCTGGAGTTATTTGAGCAGGTTGATATCAGTGTCTTAGGCCAAGTACATGCCGAGCTGCAGTTAGCGCTAGCGCAAGCACTGACTCCCTTGTGGCGCCGTGCCTACCAACAACATTTGACGCCACAATATCGCATTGATCATCAAGATATCGGCAAACGTGCACTGAAGAACGTGGCGCTCAGCTATTTAGCGTTAGCCGGTGATGGCGGCTTGGCACAAACGCAATATCAGCAAGCCGATAATATGACAGATACGCTGGGTGCCATGAAGGCGGCGGTGCGAGCGGAGTTAGGTGAAGCGAGCGCTATGCTGGCGGACTTTGAGCATAAATGGCAGCACGATGGCTTAGTGCTGGATAATTGGTTTCGCTTGCAAGCCACGGCCCCGGGGGAGGATGTATTAGCGCGCATTGCGCAATTAATGGCACACCCCACCTTTAGTTTGAATAACCCTAATCGGGTGCGGGCCGTAATTGGCGCCTTTGTTAACGGTAATCCGCTGGCTTTTCATCGTTTAGATGGCGGCGGGTATGACGTATTAGTGTCGGTGCTGATTGCGCTTAATAAGAGTAACCCGCAAATAGCATCACGTTTAATTACGCCTCTGATCCAGTTTGCGCGTTTGGATGATGTCCGCCAGGGATTAATTAAGGATCGGTTAAATCAACTGATGGCATTGCCTGAGTTGTCCGGTGATTTGTACGAGAAAATTGCCAAGGCGCTAGCTTAA
- a CDS encoding DUF2835 family protein, whose product MRRLRFRLAISRPQLLQYYQGRTAALSVQTEQGLRLQIALHHFRSFVSHDGLQGYFEITLNSDNQFQQLMRL is encoded by the coding sequence ATGCGTCGGCTGCGGTTTCGCTTGGCTATTTCGCGGCCGCAGCTGTTGCAATACTACCAAGGTCGCACCGCGGCCTTATCGGTACAAACCGAACAAGGGCTGCGGCTGCAAATTGCGCTGCACCACTTTCGCAGCTTCGTCAGTCACGATGGCCTACAGGGTTATTTTGAAATCACTCTCAATAGTGATAATCAATTTCAACAGCTAATGCGTTTGTAG